The Streptomyces sp. B3I8 nucleotide sequence AGCACGAGCTGATCGGCATGCTCCAGCGCACCCTGCTGCCGCGCCGGCTGCCCCGGCTGCCCGGTGCGGAGGCCGTCGCCCGCTACCTCCCGACGACCGCCGGCCTGGAGGTGGGAGGCGACTGGTACGACGTGATCCCGCTGCCCGACAACCACGTGGCCCTCGTCATCGGCGACGTCCAGGGCCACAACGCCTCCGCCGCGACCCTCATGGGCCAGATGCGCACCGCGCTGCGCGCCTACGCCGTCGAGGGCCATCCCCCGGACGTCGTCGTCTCGCACGCCAACCGGCTGCTGGTGGGCCTGGAGAGCGACCTGTTCGCGACATGCTGCTACGTCGACATAGACATGGAGGAAGGTTTCGCCTGGTGCGTACGGGCAGGCCATCTGCCGCCGGTTCTGCGCCTCCCGGACGGACGGACCGAAACCGTGGAGTTCGAGGGCGGCCCGCCGCTCGGCGTGGTCGCCCAGGCGGACTATCCCATGTCACCGCTGCGGTTCCAGCCCGGCACGGTGCTCGCGCTGACCACGGACGGCCTGGTCGAGTCCGCCGAGGTCGACCTCGACACCGGACTGGAGCGGCTGGCCGCGCGGCTCGCCGCCGGGGACCCCGCCCGGCTCGGCGCGGTCGCCGACGCCCTGCTGACCGACGCCAACCGCGGTGACGACGTCGCCCTGCTCCTGCTGCGCTACGACGGCATGGCGCAGCGGCCGCTGCGCGAGAGCTGGTCGGTGTGGCGGGTGCCCGAGGCGGTGCGGCACGCCCGCCGTTACACCCGGCGCGTGCTGCGCACCTGGGGACTGACGGAGGAGGCGGACACCGCGCTGCTGGTGGTGTCGGAGCTGGTCACCAACGCGCTGGTGCACACCGACGGCCCGGTCCGCCTCGACCTCACGCTGGTCAACCACCGGCTGCGGATCGCCGTCGCCGATTCCTCGCCCCGCACCCCGATCAAGCCGACCGGGCTGGGCTGGGAGGCGACGGGCGGCCGCGGCATCCTCCTGGTCGAGGCGATGTCGGCGGCGTGGGGGTCGGTGCCGGCGAGTGGTGGCAAACAGGTGTGGGCGGAACTGACGCCGGATCCGGAGCTCTGACGGAGCCGGACACTGACGGGCCCGTGCGGTCCTGCTCCGCCTCCCGCCTTCCGCCTCCCGCCTTCCGCCTTCCGCTCCCCGCCCCCGTGCGACGCTGGGAGCGTGCGCCTGTTGCTGATGTCCGACACCCACCTCCCCAAGCGGGCCCGGGAACTCCCGGCGCCCCTGCTCGCCGAGCTGCCCCGCGCCGACGTCGTGATCCACGCCGGCGACTGGGTCGACGCTGCCACGCTCGACCTGCTGGAGAGCCGCAGCGCCCGGCTCCTCGCGGTGTACGGCAACAACGACGGGCCCGAGCTGCGCGCCCGGCTGCCCGAGGTGGCCCGGGCCGGGCTGGCGGGGCTGCGGTTCGGCGTCGTGCACGAGACAGGCGCCGCCCAGGGGCGGGAGCGCCGGTGCGCCGAGCGCTTCCCCGACCTGGACGTCCTGGTCTTCGGGCACAGCCACATCCCCTGGGACACCACGGCACCCGGCGGGCTGCGCCTGCTCAACCCCGGCTCGCCCACCGACCGCCGCCGTCAGCCGTACCGCACGTACATGACGGCGACGGTCACCGCCCGCGGCGGGCTGACGGAGGTGGAACTCCACCGTCTCCCGCCGCGGACGGGCACAGGCGGCACCGGCGGCTGAACGCCGGCGCACCCCACTGGTGCGCGTCAGCCGCCGGACACCCCCGTCCAGCCCACCGGCACCCGGGCCAGTCGTACCCGCTGCGGGTGGTCCCCGACCGCGACCGACAGCCGCTTCTCGCCCGTGGCGAAGTCGATCGCCGTGACCCGGTCCGCGCCGCTCTCGGAGATGACGCAGTCCTTGCCGTCCCCGCTGACCGTCGCCCAGTACGGCTTCGACGCCGCCACCAGCGGTCCCTCCTGGAGCGTGGCGCGGTCGACGACCGTGGCGTAGTCGTCCATGGTCCCCGCGACGCACAGCTTGCTGCCCGAGGGGTTCATCGACAGCCCGTGGTGGCGCGAGTCGTTGACCATGGTCGTACGGTCGTCGCTGGTCGCAGGGTTCTTCGGCAGGGTCTTCATCCGGGTGATCCGGTCGGTGCCGACGTCGTACTCGAAGAAGCCGTTGAAGAAGGACACCTGGAAGTAGAACTTCGACTCGTCCGGGGAGAACACCGCCGGGCGGACCGCGTCGGAGTAGTCCTTGAGGCCGAACGCGTCCAGCCGCTGCCGCATGTCGATGACCTTGACCTGTTTGAACGTGGTGGCGTCGACCACCGTGATGTGGCGGTCGCCCTTCGTCCAGTCCCAGACGGGGTCGTCCAGCGAGGTGTTGACGTCACCGATCGACATGTTCCAGATGTACTTGCCGTCCTTGGTGAAGACGTTCTCGTGGGGCTTGTCGCCGGTGGCGAACTGGCCGAGCTGCCGGCCGGTGGTGATGTCCAGGACGTGCACCTTGTTGGCGGTGGAGGCGGAGACCGCGACCCGGGTGCCGTCGGCGGAGACGGCCATGTGGTCGGCGCGGTAACCCTCCACGGCGAAGCGCCAGTTGATCCGGCCGGTGGTCAGGTCGATCGAGACGACGTCGGCGAAGCTGGGGCGGGAGACCACCATCGACTTCCCGTCGGGGGTGGCGTACATGTCGTCGACGAACTGGTCGTGGCCCTCGCCGACGCTGTTGCGGATCGCCTGGAAGTAGATCCACTTGATCGGGTCGGCGTTGATCTCGGCCATGCGCTCGGTCTTGTCGGGGACGACATTGACGCTGCCGATCTTGGCGTAGGTGCCGGAGGAGTGGATGACGTCGGCGGTGCCGTCCCAGTTGTTGCCGACGAACATGACTTCCTGGAGCGCGGTGCCGGCCGTGTCGGCGGCGGTGGCCGTGGCCGCCGCCGGGGTGATCGTGGTCAGGGCGAGGGCGGCGGCGAGAGTGAGGAGGAGGCGAGGTCTGAGCATGGGGGGTCCCGTCGGTCGTTGGTGCGGGCATGACAACGCATGAGCAACGGACTACGGACTTACTGGAAAGTAAGGAGAGGAGGGGGTGTGGCACAAGGGTGTGTGCACGGTCAGTTTTTCGCCCCCGCCGCCCCTTCCCTTCCCGCCCCCGGGGGCTCCGCCCCCCCGGACCCCCGAAAAGATCGCGCAGTTCCCCGCACACCTGTCAGGGGTGCGGGCAATTGACACGTGCAGCCGTCCGCTTCAGCCTGGGCGGGCGGTGTTGATCGAGAACCAGAAGGGGCACGCAATGCTGGAGTCGCTCGGGGTGGCAGTCGTCGGGTTCGGGTGGATGGGGCGGGTGCACAGCCAGGCCTACGCCCGTCTGCCGCACCACTTCCCTGACCTGCCCCTGCGGCCACGGCTGGTCGCCGTCGCCGACGACGTGCCGGGGCGGGCCGAACAGGCCGCCGAGCAGTACGGGTTCGCCACCGCGACCCGCGACTGGCGCGAGGTCGTCGCCGACCCCCGCGTGCAGGCCGTGAGCGTCACCGCGCCCAACTTCCTGCACCGCGAGATCGGCACCGCGGTGGCCGGGGCGGGCAAGCACCTGTGGATCGAGAAGCCGGTCGGGCTCACCGCCGCCGACGCCCGCGCCGTCGCGGACGCCGTCGCGGACGCCGGTGTCCAGGGCACCGTCGGCTTCAACTACCGCAACGCCCCGGCGGTCCAGTACGCCCATGAACTGATCGCCGAGGGCGCCCTCGGGAAGGTGACCCATGTCCGCATCCGGCTTTTCAGCGACTACGCCGCTCACCCCGACGGGGCGTTGACCTGGCGCTACGAACGGGAGCGCGGCGGCAGCGGGGTGCTGGGCGACCTGGCCTCGCACGGAGTGGACCTGGCTCGGTACCTGCTCGGCGAGATCGAGGCGCTCGTCGCCGACACCGCCGTCTTCCTGACCGAGCGGCCCCGGCCGGCCGGGGCCACCGCCGGTCACCAGCGGGCGACGGGCGGAGAACGGGGTCCGGTGGAGAACGAGGACTACGTCAACTGCCTGCTGCGCTTCGCCTCCGGTGCGCGCGGCGTCCTGGAGGCATGCCGCGTTTCGGTGGGGGAGCAGAACGCCTACGGCTTCGAGGTGCACGGCACCACGGGCGCGCTGTTCTGGGACTTCCGCAGGATGGGGGAGCTGGGGGTGAGCACCGGGACGGCGTACCAGGACCAGCCGGTGAGCACGGTGCACGTCGGCCCGGGGCGCGGGGAGTTCGCGGCGTTCCAGCCGGGCGCGGCGAACGCCATGGGATACGACGACCTCAAGGTGATCGAGGCGTACGGGTTCCTGCGTTCGGTGGTGGAGGGGCGCGCTCACGGGCCGACCCTTGCGGACGCCGTACGCAGCGGGGAGGCGCTGGACGCGATGGCACGATCCGCGGAGCGGGGAGGCTGGGTGGCCCCGTGAGCGCGCCCGGTGGGGTGGCACCGCACCTCGACGGTCCGGTGCCACCCGTGCGGGGGTGATCCCATGCTCGTCGCCAACCGCCTTGCAGATCAAGTCACTTGAGGAGCTTCTGAGCTGCCCCGCCCGATATGGGCCGCTGCCGCCGGGGGCCGCTGCCGCCGGGGGTCGCTGCCGCCGGGGGTCGCCGCCGCCGGGGGTCGCCGCCGCCGGGGGGTGTCGGCCGCCCGTTCCCGGCGGCTCCTCGGCCGCGAGAATGCGCGGGATGTCGACCGGCGTCGACATCTGCCCGGAGCTGAGCGGCCCGAACAGTTCCTCCGCCGCCTCGTAGCCGCTCGTGCAGTCCTGGGCCGGCGCGGCCCCTTGCGGTGTCGTCCGCGGATGCCCGGACCGGCGGTCGTTCGCGCTGGTCCGCCGTTCGATCAGGCCGTCCCGGACGAGTGCGTCGACCAGGGTCGAGGCGGTCTCCTGCGCGATGCCGACCGCGAGCGCCGGCTCGGTCAGGCGTACGGGCCGCGACCGCGCCACCTCCACCGGCCGGGAGCCCGCTCAGGAACGCGCCAGCAGGTGGAAGTCCAGCGTGTAGCACGACGCGCGGTACTGGTGCGCGCCGTACTCCAGCACCCGGCCGGTGTGGTCGTAGGCCGTGCGGCGCATGGTCAGGAGTGCGGCCCCTTCGGGCTCGCCGAGGCGGGCCGCCTCGGCGGCGGTGGCCGCGGTCGCGCCGACGGACTGGCGTGCGCTGTGCAGGGTGAGGCCGGCGGCCCGCAGCAGCCGGTACAGGCCGGTCGCCTCCAGCCGCCCCGTGTCCAGCTCAAGCAGCCCCTCGGGCACGTAGTTGGTCAGGTACGCCACCGGCCGGCCGTGGGTGAACCGCAGCCGCTCCAGGTGGTGCACCCCGGCCCCCTCGGCGACGCCCAGCGCCGCGGCCACCTCCGCGGAGGCCGGGCCGGCCTCGTTGCGCAGCACCCGGGTGGTGGGGGACTGCCCGGCGGTCTCCAGGTCGTCGTACAGGCTGCTCAGCTCCAGCGGGCGCCGCACCCTGGAGTGCACCACCTGCGTGCCCACGCCCCGCCGACGCACCAGCAGCCCCTTGTCCACCAGCGACCGCAGGGCCTGGCGGACCGTCGGCCGGGACAGCCCGAGGCGCCCGGCCAGGTCCACCTCGTTGCCGAGCAGGCTGCCCGGGGCGAGCGAGCCGCGCTCGATCGCCGCCGTGAGCTGCTCGGCGAGCTGGTGGTAGAGCGGGACGGGGCTGCCGCGGTCGAGGGTGAGGGCGAGACCCGGGTCGCCGCGGCGCACCGGCGGCCCCGCCCCGGGCGACTGCGCCCCCTTCCCGGCCCCCGTGCGGGTCATGAGTGGCTCGGGAAACCGAGGTTGATGCCGCCGTCGGCCGGGTCCGGCCAGCGGGTGGTGACGGTCTTGCCCCGGGTGTAGAAGGCGACGCCGTCGTTGCCGTAGATGTGCAGGTCGCCGAAGAGGGAGTCCTTCCAGCCGCCGAAGGAGTGGTGACCGACCGGCACCGGGATCGGCACGTTGACGCCGACCATGCCCGCCTCGACCTCCATCTGGAAGCGGCGGGCGGCGCCGCCGTCCCGGGTGAAGATCGCGGTGCCGTTGCCCCAGCGCGAGCCGTTGATCAGCTCGATGGCCTCGTCGTACGTCTCCGCGCGGACCACGCACAGCACGGGGCCGAAGATCTCCTCGCGGTACACGTCCGCCGTCACCGGCACCCGGTCCAGCAGCGAGACGCCGGTGAAGAAGCCCTCCTCGTGGCCGGGAACGGTGTACCCGGTGCCGTCGACGACGACCTCGGCGCCCTGCTCCGCCGCGCCCGCCACGTACGCGGCCACCCTGTCGCGGTGCTCGCGGGTGATCAGCGGGCCCATCTCGCTGGCCGGGTCGTCGCCGGGGCCGATGCGCAGCGCCTTGGCGCGCTCGGCGATCCTGCCCACCAGTTCGTCGCCGACGCTCCCGACGGCGACGACCACCGACACCGCCATGCACCGCTCTCCCGCCGAGCCGTACGCCGCGTTGATCGCCTGGTCGGCGGCGAGGTCGAGGTCGGCGTCGGGCAGCACCAGCATGTGGTTCTTGGCACCGCCGAGCGCCTGCACCCGCTTGCCGTGCTCGACCGCCTTGAGCTGCACGTACTTGGCGATCGGGGTGGAGCCGACGAAGGAGACGGCGGCGATGCCCGGGTGTTCGAGGAGCCGGTCGACGGCGGCCTTGTCGCCCTGCACCACGTTGAACACGCCGTCCGGCAGCCCCGCCTCGGACAGCAGCTCGGCCAGTCGCAGCGAGGCCGACGGGTCCTTCTCGCTCGGCTTCAGCACGAAGGTGTTCCCGCAGGCGATGGCGACCGGGAACATCCACATCGGCACCATCGCCGGGAAGTTGAACGGGGTGATGCCGGCGACCACGCCCAGCGGCTGGCGCAGCGTGGCCACGTCGACGCGGGTGGAGACCTCGGTGGACAGCTCGCCCTTGAGGTGGGCGGGGATGCCGCAGGCCAGCTCGACGATCTCCATGCCGCGCGCGATCTCGCCGAGCGCGTCGGAGTGCACCTTGCCGTGCTCGGCGGTGATCAGCGCGGCGATCTCGTCGCGGTGGGCGTCCAGCAGCTCGCGGAACCGGAACAGAACCGCGGTGCGCCGGGCCAGCGAGGTCCGGCTCCAGCCGGCGTAGGCGGCCTTCGCGGCGGCGACGGCGGTGTCCACCTCCTCCACGGAGGCGAAGGCGACCCGGCGGGCCTCGGCGCCGGTGGCCGGGTTGTAGACGGGACCGGAGCGGCCGGAGGCGGACGCGGCGGGTCGGCCGTCGATCCAGTGGTTCACGGTGCCGGTGTCGGGGGTGGCGTGCGCGGAGGTGTCGGGGGCGTTCACGGGCGGGACCTTCTTCCGGTGCGGGGAGGGAGCGGGGCGGCAGGGGTCGGGGGCGGCGGTCAGAGGTGACGACGGCGGGCGGCGGCCTGGCGGTCGTAGCGCCGGCGGGCGGCGACGGCGGCCGGGCGCCCCGCGGTCTCGGCGACCGGCACGTCCCACCACGCCTCGGCAGGGGGAGCCGTCGCCGCGGGATCGGTTTCGACGTACACGCAGGTGGGCCGGTCGGAGGCGCGGGCCGCCGCGAGGGCGTCACGCAGCTCCCGTACGGTCCTGGCGCGTATGACGTCCATGCCGAGGCTGGCGGCGTTGGCGGCGAGGTCCACCGGCAGCGGGTCGCCGGTGAAGGTGCCGTCGGCGGCCCGGTAGCGGTACGCGGTGCCGAAGCGCTCGCCGCCGGTCTCCTCGGACAGGCCGCCGATGGAGGCGTAGCCGTGGTTCTGCAGCAGCACCAGGTTGACCGGCAGTCCCTCCTGGACGGCGGTGACGATCTCGGTCGGCATCATCAGATAGGTGCCGTCGCCGACCAGTGCCCACACCACCGCGTCCGGGGCGGCCTGCTGGACGCCGATGGAGGCCGGGATCTCGTACCCCATGCACGAGTAGCCGTACTCCAGGTGGTACTGGCGCGGCGACCGTGCCCGCCACAGTTTGTGCAGGTCACCGGGGAGCGAACCGGCCGCGTTGATCACCACGTCGGTGTCGCCGACGACCGTGTCGAGGGCGCCGAGCACCTGCGTCTGGGTGGGCACCGCGTCGTCGTCGCCCGCGAACGCGGCGGCCACGACCCGCTCCCAGCGCTCCTTGCCGGCTTGGTACTCCGCCTCGTACGCGGCCTCGACGCGGTGGTCGGCCAGCGCCACGGCGAGCGCCGTCAGGCCGCTGCGGGCGTCGGCGACGAGCGGTCGGCCGGCGAGCTTGTGGGCGTCGAAGGCGGTGATGTTGAGGTTGACGAACTGCACGTCCGGGTGCTGGAAGAGGGTCCCGGAGGCGGTGGTGAAGTCCGAGTAGCGGGTGCCGACGCCGAGGACCAGATCGGCCTCGCGGGCGAGCGCGTCGGACACCGCGGTGCCGGTGTGGCCGATGCCGCCGAGGTCGGCCGGGTGGTCGTGGCGCAGCGACCCCTTGCCCGCCTGAGTGGAGGCCACCGGGATCCCGGTGGCCTCCACGAGCGCCTTCAGCGCGTCCTCGGCCTCGCTGTGGTGGACCCCACCGCCCGCGACGAGCAGCGGCCGCCGGGCGGCTCGGACCAGCCGTACCGCCTCCGCCAGTTCGGCCGGGTCGGGCTCGGGACGCCGTACGTGCCACACGCGCTCGGCGAAGAACTCCGCGGGCCAGTCGTACGCCTCGGCCTGCACGTCCTGGGGGAGGGCGAGGGTGACGGCGCCGGTCTCCGCCGGGTCGGTGAGCACGCGCATCGCCTGCAGGGCGGAGGCGATCAGCGCCTCGGGGCGGGTGATCCGGTCGAAGAAGCGGGAGACCGGGCGCAGGGCGTCGTTGACGGTGATGTCCGCCCCGGCCGGGTGCTCCAATTGCTGGAGCAGCGGGTCCGCGGGGCGGGTGGCGAAGTGGTCGCCGGGCAGCAGGAGCACGGGCAGCCGGTTCACGGTGGCGAGGGCGGCGCCGGTGACCAGATTGGTGGCGCCGGGCCCGATGGAGGTGGTGACTGCCCGCGCGGAGAGCCGGTTGAGCTGCCGGGCGTACCCGACCGCCGCGTGCACCATCGCCTGTTCGTTGCGGCCCTGGTGGTACGGCATCACGTCCGCGTACTCCACCAGCGCCTGGCCGACGCCCGCGACGTTGCCGTGGCCGAAGATGCCCCAGGTGCCGGCGATCAGCCGTCGGCGGGTGCCGTCGCGCTCGGTGTACTGCGCGGACAGGAACCGCACCAGCGCCTGGGCGACGGTCAGCCGGACGGGCGGGGAAGGGCTCATCGAAACCTCACCGGAGAGTTGACGGAAACGACGTGTGCGACACAAGAGGCGGAAGGGGTGCGAGGGGCGTGGGCGACGGCGCGTTCACAGCAGTCCCACCGCCGTGTCCACCGCCGCCTCCACACTGCCCGACGCCGGGTAGAGCAGCGAGCGGCCGACGACCAGGCCCTGCACGGTGGGCAGTCGCAGCGCCTTGCGCCATCTCTCGTAGGCGACGTCCTGGTCCGGGCCGACCTCCCCGCCCAGCAGCACCGCGGGCAGCGTGGAGGCCTCCAGGACGCCGGCCATGTCGTCGGGGTTCTCGGTGACGGGCAGTTTGAGCCAGGTGTAGGCGGAGGTGCCGCCGAGCCCGGAGGCGATGGCGAGGGAGCGGGTCACGGCGTCTGCGCTCAGGTCGTTGCGGACGCGGCCGTCCACCCGGCGGGAGACGAACGGTTCGACGAACACCGGCAGCCGCCGGGCGGCCATGTCGTCGACCGCTCGGGCGGCGGACTCCAGGGTGCGCAGCGAGCCGGGGTCGTCGTAGTCGATGCGCAGCAGCAGCTTGCCCGCGTCGAGGCCGGACCGTTCGATGTCCTCGGCGCGGTAGCCGGTGAAGCGGTCGTCCATCTCGAACGCGGCGCCCGCCAGGCCGCCGCGGTTCATGGAGCCCATGACGACCTTGTTCTCCAGGGCGCCGAGCAGCAGCAGGTCCTCCAGGATGTCGGCGGTGGCCAGCACGCCGTCCACCCCCGGCCGGGACAGCGCGGTGCACAGCCGCCGCAGCAGGTCGGCGCGGTTGGCCATGGCCGACGGGTCGCCGCCGACGCCGAGGGCACCGCGGGCCGGGTGGTCTGCGGCGACGATCATCAGTCGGCCGCTGTCGCCGATCAGCCGCCGCCGGGCGCGCCGGGCCGCCGCCTCGGCTATCGCCTCGGGACGGCGGACGCGCACCGCGACCAGGTCGGGGATGCTGATGCTCAAGG carries:
- a CDS encoding CoA-acylating methylmalonate-semialdehyde dehydrogenase, whose amino-acid sequence is MNAPDTSAHATPDTGTVNHWIDGRPAASASGRSGPVYNPATGAEARRVAFASVEEVDTAVAAAKAAYAGWSRTSLARRTAVLFRFRELLDAHRDEIAALITAEHGKVHSDALGEIARGMEIVELACGIPAHLKGELSTEVSTRVDVATLRQPLGVVAGITPFNFPAMVPMWMFPVAIACGNTFVLKPSEKDPSASLRLAELLSEAGLPDGVFNVVQGDKAAVDRLLEHPGIAAVSFVGSTPIAKYVQLKAVEHGKRVQALGGAKNHMLVLPDADLDLAADQAINAAYGSAGERCMAVSVVVAVGSVGDELVGRIAERAKALRIGPGDDPASEMGPLITREHRDRVAAYVAGAAEQGAEVVVDGTGYTVPGHEEGFFTGVSLLDRVPVTADVYREEIFGPVLCVVRAETYDEAIELINGSRWGNGTAIFTRDGGAARRFQMEVEAGMVGVNVPIPVPVGHHSFGGWKDSLFGDLHIYGNDGVAFYTRGKTVTTRWPDPADGGINLGFPSHS
- a CDS encoding Gfo/Idh/MocA family protein, with translation MLESLGVAVVGFGWMGRVHSQAYARLPHHFPDLPLRPRLVAVADDVPGRAEQAAEQYGFATATRDWREVVADPRVQAVSVTAPNFLHREIGTAVAGAGKHLWIEKPVGLTAADARAVADAVADAGVQGTVGFNYRNAPAVQYAHELIAEGALGKVTHVRIRLFSDYAAHPDGALTWRYERERGGSGVLGDLASHGVDLARYLLGEIEALVADTAVFLTERPRPAGATAGHQRATGGERGPVENEDYVNCLLRFASGARGVLEACRVSVGEQNAYGFEVHGTTGALFWDFRRMGELGVSTGTAYQDQPVSTVHVGPGRGEFAAFQPGAANAMGYDDLKVIEAYGFLRSVVEGRAHGPTLADAVRSGEALDAMARSAERGGWVAP
- a CDS encoding deoxyribose-phosphate aldolase, with the translated sequence MSISIPDLVAVRVRRPEAIAEAAARRARRRLIGDSGRLMIVAADHPARGALGVGGDPSAMANRADLLRRLCTALSRPGVDGVLATADILEDLLLLGALENKVVMGSMNRGGLAGAAFEMDDRFTGYRAEDIERSGLDAGKLLLRIDYDDPGSLRTLESAARAVDDMAARRLPVFVEPFVSRRVDGRVRNDLSADAVTRSLAIASGLGGTSAYTWLKLPVTENPDDMAGVLEASTLPAVLLGGEVGPDQDVAYERWRKALRLPTVQGLVVGRSLLYPASGSVEAAVDTAVGLL
- a CDS encoding YncE family protein is translated as MLRPRLLLTLAAALALTTITPAAATATAADTAGTALQEVMFVGNNWDGTADVIHSSGTYAKIGSVNVVPDKTERMAEINADPIKWIYFQAIRNSVGEGHDQFVDDMYATPDGKSMVVSRPSFADVVSIDLTTGRINWRFAVEGYRADHMAVSADGTRVAVSASTANKVHVLDITTGRQLGQFATGDKPHENVFTKDGKYIWNMSIGDVNTSLDDPVWDWTKGDRHITVVDATTFKQVKVIDMRQRLDAFGLKDYSDAVRPAVFSPDESKFYFQVSFFNGFFEYDVGTDRITRMKTLPKNPATSDDRTTMVNDSRHHGLSMNPSGSKLCVAGTMDDYATVVDRATLQEGPLVAASKPYWATVSGDGKDCVISESGADRVTAIDFATGEKRLSVAVGDHPQRVRLARVPVGWTGVSGG
- a CDS encoding GntR family transcriptional regulator — encoded protein: MTRTGAGKGAQSPGAGPPVRRGDPGLALTLDRGSPVPLYHQLAEQLTAAIERGSLAPGSLLGNEVDLAGRLGLSRPTVRQALRSLVDKGLLVRRRGVGTQVVHSRVRRPLELSSLYDDLETAGQSPTTRVLRNEAGPASAEVAAALGVAEGAGVHHLERLRFTHGRPVAYLTNYVPEGLLELDTGRLEATGLYRLLRAAGLTLHSARQSVGATAATAAEAARLGEPEGAALLTMRRTAYDHTGRVLEYGAHQYRASCYTLDFHLLARS
- the iolD gene encoding 3D-(3,5/4)-trihydroxycyclohexane-1,2-dione acylhydrolase (decyclizing); this translates as MSPSPPVRLTVAQALVRFLSAQYTERDGTRRRLIAGTWGIFGHGNVAGVGQALVEYADVMPYHQGRNEQAMVHAAVGYARQLNRLSARAVTTSIGPGATNLVTGAALATVNRLPVLLLPGDHFATRPADPLLQQLEHPAGADITVNDALRPVSRFFDRITRPEALIASALQAMRVLTDPAETGAVTLALPQDVQAEAYDWPAEFFAERVWHVRRPEPDPAELAEAVRLVRAARRPLLVAGGGVHHSEAEDALKALVEATGIPVASTQAGKGSLRHDHPADLGGIGHTGTAVSDALAREADLVLGVGTRYSDFTTASGTLFQHPDVQFVNLNITAFDAHKLAGRPLVADARSGLTALAVALADHRVEAAYEAEYQAGKERWERVVAAAFAGDDDAVPTQTQVLGALDTVVGDTDVVINAAGSLPGDLHKLWRARSPRQYHLEYGYSCMGYEIPASIGVQQAAPDAVVWALVGDGTYLMMPTEIVTAVQEGLPVNLVLLQNHGYASIGGLSEETGGERFGTAYRYRAADGTFTGDPLPVDLAANAASLGMDVIRARTVRELRDALAAARASDRPTCVYVETDPAATAPPAEAWWDVPVAETAGRPAAVAARRRYDRQAAARRRHL
- a CDS encoding metallophosphoesterase is translated as MRLLLMSDTHLPKRARELPAPLLAELPRADVVIHAGDWVDAATLDLLESRSARLLAVYGNNDGPELRARLPEVARAGLAGLRFGVVHETGAAQGRERRCAERFPDLDVLVFGHSHIPWDTTAPGGLRLLNPGSPTDRRRQPYRTYMTATVTARGGLTEVELHRLPPRTGTGGTGG